In the genome of Vulgatibacter sp., the window GGCATAGGCAGGAAGCAATCGCTCGAGGTCGCTGCAATCCATCGTTCTCGATCCCCTGGGACGACCGGGCTGCGGTCGGTCCCGATCCTAGCGCGTCGCGGTGCGCTTGCGGCGGTACTCGCCGAGGTCGGTGGGCGCCTTCTCCTTCGGCTCCTTCGGAGCGAAGGCCGCTTCGATCGCCTCGTCGGAGACGAAACCCGAACCGCGCGCGAACTCCTTCAGCTTCTTCTGGAGGAGCTTGCGGCCACGATAGAGGCGGCTCATCACCGTGCCCACCGGGCAACCGACGATCTCGGCGATCTCGTTGTACGAGAAGTCCTGGAGGTCGGCGAGGATGACCACGAGCCGGAAGTCGATGGGCAGCTCGTCGATGGAGCGGAGCACGTCGTCGCTCAGCAGCCGATCGAAGAAGTACTGCTCCGGGTTGGCGGCGTATTCGGTGGCACGGCGGCTGATGAAGCGCTCGTGCACCGTCTCCTTCTCTGCTCCCTCGACCACCGTGCGCTCCTTCACCTTCCGGCGGTACCGGTTGATGAAGGTGTTGGTGAGGATCTTGAAGAGCCAGGCCTTGATGTTGGTGCCGCGCTCGAATTTGTCGAAGAAGCGGTAGGCACGCAGGAAGGTATCCTGGACCAGATCCTCGGCGTCGCGCTCGTTCTTGGTGAGCCGCAGCGCCGCGGAGTAGAGCGGGTCGAGATGCTCGAGGGTGAGCTCCTCGAACTCCCGGCGGGTGGCGTTGGTGTGGCGAAAATCGAACACCGATGCTTCTCCCCTCGCCCCGACTGGACGGACGAAATTCACGAAAATCCAATGTCCCTTTCAGAACAATTGCCCTTCGTCCGCAACATAACCACTTCGCGAGACCCAACAAGAAGTCCGCTGCCCATATTCCGAGGGCTCGCCAAGTCGGGGAGCGACCGTTTCGATCGGTCTCGGGGCGATTCGCCGCTCCCACGTACCTTCAGATGCAGCGGCCGGGCCAATGGTTCCGCAAGGTGCAAAAAACCGTTTCCGGGCGGGCCTGGGGCCGATCCGGTGCGAGCGGGCGCCCGCCACCCGGCCTGCCGCGGTGCGCCAAAGTGGCAAAACGGCCACGCGACCCCTGACACGCTGTCCGAGCCCCCGTCGCAGGAACGACGAAGCCGGCCACGCGACGGGTCGCGGGCCGGCTTGCGGGGCGAAGCCTGTTCGGCAGCTTACGCCTTGATCCTGCCGACCAGCGCGTCGGCCAGCGGGGTGTAGGGCAGGCGGAGGGCCTCGGCCACCGCCTCGTAGGTCACGCCGCCGCCCAGGGTGTTCACGCCGAGGGCGAGGGCGCGATCCGACTGGATCGCCTCCACCGCGCCGAGGTCGGCCAGCTTGACCGCGTAGGGGGTGGTGACGTTGGTGAGGGCGAAGGTCGAGGTCTGCGACACCGCGCCGGGCATGTTCGCGACGCAGTAGTGGACCACGCCGTGCTTGATGAAGGTCGGGTTGTCGTGGGTGGTGGGGACGCAGGTCTCGATGCAGCCGCCCTGGTCCACCGCCACGTCGACGACCACGGAGCCGTCGCCCATCTCCTTGAGCATCGCCTCGGTGACGAGCTTGGGAGCTGCGGCGCCGGGGATGAGCACGGCGCCGACGACGAGATCCGACTCGCGCACCGCGTTGGCGATGTTCACCTGGTTGGAGAACATGGTGGAGATGCGGCCGCCGAAGATGTCGTCGAGGTAGCCGAGACGGTCGATGTTGGTGTCGAGGATGGTCACGTCGGCGCCGAGGCCGATCGCCATCTTCGCCGCGTGGGTGCCGACCACGCCGCCGCCGATGATCGCGACCTTGCCGCGGCGCACGCCGGGGACGCCGCCGAGGAGGATGCCCTTGCCACCCTTCTCGCGCTCGAGGCACATCGCGCCGACCTGCACGGCCATGCGGCCGGCTACCTCGGACATCGGCCGGAGCAGCGGCAGCGAGCCGTTCGCCAGCTGGATGGTCTCGTAGGCGATGCCGGTGGCCTTCTTCCGGACCAGGACGTTGGTGAGCTCGGGGTCCACGCCGGCGAGGTGCAGGTAGGTGTAGATCAGCTGGCCGTTCTGGATGCGGGGGTACTCCTCCGCGATCGGCTCCTTGACCTTCACGATCATCTCCGCCTCGCGCCAGACCTGATCGGCGGTGTCGATCATGGTCGCGCCAGCGGCGATGTAATCCTCGTCGGGGATGTACGAGCCCAGGCCCGCGCCCTTCTGGACCAGGACCTTGTGGCCGCGCGAGGTGAGCGCACGCACGCCTGCCGGCACCATGCCCACGCGGTACTCGCGAACCTTCACTTCCTTGGGAACACCAACGATCACGACGACCTCCGAGGTCAGAACTCGCGGCGCGTATAGCAGCGCGCCGAGGCGGTCGCAAGCCGCGGCGCGTTGGTTTTGGACGCGCAGGATGGCATCGCGGGCCGCGGTCTGTTAGCCATGCGCGCCCGCAGCGAAAAGCGCGCCGATAGGAAGAACCAGATGACCGCGCCCCGTCTTCTCTTTGCCGACCCCGAGGGGAACCTCTACGACCACCCCGAGCTCCTCGCCGCCGCCCGCCACGGCGAGGCGGTGGGCGAGCCCGACGAGACGCCGATCCCGCTTCCCGCGTTCGGACGGCTCGCCTCGCTGCCCGGCCGCCTCCCCATCGGCGTCGATCCGGAGACCGGCGAGCTGGTGGTCGTCGACGAGATCACCGTGGGCGAGCGCACCTTCCAGCCGGTGGCGGTGGGGGCGATGTTGCAGCCGGGCTACACCCGCACGCTGCTGCCTGCGGACGAGCCCCTGGGCGACGCGCCGGTGCTGCCGCAGTGGGCCTATACCGCTGCGGGCTGGGGCGAGGAGGGGCCGGTGGTCTGGGCGCTCCACACCGATCAGCGCACCCACTGGAACCCGACCGACTTCTCCACCCGCGAGCTCGGCGGCATCGTGCAGGCGCGTCTCCTCGGCGAGGGGAGCAACCGCATCCTCAAGCAGCTCAAGACCTGCGCCCTGCAGTACAACTGCTTCACCTCGCAGAACACCTTCTATTGCAGGGACGAGGCGGCGATCCCGGCGTCGGTGATGTGCAACGCCCGCTGCGTCGGCTGCATCTCCGACCAGCCCGAGGACGGCCCCCCCGCGTCCCACGAGCGCATGGACGACGCGCCGCTCGCGGAGGAGATGGCCCGGGTCGGCATCCACCACCTGAAGAACGCCACCGGCAGGGTGATGGTCTCCTTCGGCCAGGGCTGCGAGGGCGAGCCGCTCACCCGCTGGAAGGTGATCGAGAAGGCGATCCGCGCCATGCGCGCGGAGACGAGCCGCGGCTCGATCAACATCAACACCAACGGCTCGCTCACCGAGGGGCTCGACGCGCTCTTCCGCGCGGGCCTCGACGCGGTGCGCGTCTCCTTGAACTCCGCCTGGGCGCCGCTCTACCGCGCCTACTACCGGCCGATTGGCTACGACTTCTCCGACGTCGAGGCCTCGATCGCGGCGGCCCGCCGGCACGGTGGCTACGTGGCGCTCAACCTGCTCCTCTTCCCCGGCGTCACCGACCGGGCGGGCGAGGTGGAGGCACTCTGCGAGCTGGTGGCGAAGCACCGGGTCGACCAGGTGCAGACGCGCTCGCTCTGCATCGATCCCCAGCAATACCTCGCCGTGGCTGGCGAGGTGGCGGCGCCCGGCGAGCCGATCGGCGTTCCTGCCCTCCTCGAGCGGCTCCAGGCGGCGCGCCCCGGCCTGGTGATCGGCAACTTCGCCCGCGGGCTCGACGAGCGGTAGGCCGCCTGCCGCCGGCAGCGGCGGCTGTGGGTGGATAGCTTCCCCGGGCGGCGGACGTCGCGCGGGGGAATGGGTGAGCAGGCCTTCCGCAGGCCAGGCGCACGGCGGCAGGGACGGAATAGGGCGGCGGATCGTGGGGACGCTGCTCCTGGCGCTCGCCTATGCCTTCGCGGCGCTCCTCGGCGGGACGCTCGAGGTGGCCCCGGTCAACGTCAGCCCCGTCTGGCCTGCTGCGGGTGTCGCCCTCGCCGGCCTGCTCCTCTACGGGCGCTCCCTGTGGCCGGGCGTCTTCCTCGGTTCGTTCTCGGTCCTCGCCGTCGTCCTGGTTGCATCGACGGAGAGCCTCCCGAGGGGGCTGCTCACCGCAGCGGGCGTCGCCGCCGGTGCGTCGGCAAGCGCGGTCTTCGCCACCTTCCTCGTCCAACGCTTCGCCCTCGAGCGGGTCCCGCCCCATTCCCTGCGCGGGCTCGCGGCGCTGGTCGGCCTCGGCGCGCTGATCGGCCCGCTGCCCAACACGCTGATCGGGACGGCGATGGTCGGGCTCGCGGGTTACGTCGAGCCGCACCATCTCGCCGGGGCTGCAGCCTCCTGGTGGCTCGGTGACGTGGTGGGGATCCTCGTCGCCGCGCCGCCGCTCCTCCTCCTCGGAGAGCGCCATCCGATCGGCCCGTCGCGCAGCGTGGCCGAGGCGTTGCTGCTGCTCTTCCTCTTCCTCGTGGTGGGGGCCGTCGCCTTCGGGCCGTGGGTCCCCGCCACCCGCCAGTACCAGCTCGCCTACCTGGCGCTGCCGCTGCTGGTCTGGGCAGCGCTCCGCTTCGGTCTGGCGGGCGCCGCCGCCGGGAATCTCCTCGTCGCCTCCATGGCGATCACCTGGACCGCCGCACGGCAGGGACCCTTCGCCGGCCTCGACGTGGGCGAGTCGCTGCGCCTTCTCCAGATCTTCGTGGTGGTGGTCTCGGTGACCTTCCTCGCCCTCGCGGTGGTGATGGAGGAGCGGGCTGCAGCGCACCGCGCCCTCTCCGCCGCCCGCCGAGAGCTGCGCAACCAGGTGGAGGAGCAGACCCGGGCCCTCCGCCACTCCCTCGCGCTCTTGCGCGCCACCCTGGACGCAACCGCCGACGGCATCCTCGTCGTCGACGGGCAGGGGCGGATCGTCAGCTTCAACCGGCGCTTCCTCGAGCTGTGGCGGCTGCCCCGCTCGCTGCTCGAGGCCGGCGACGATCGGGCCGCCATCGGCGCGGTCCTCTCGCAGCTGGAGGACCCCGACGGCTTTCGCGCCCGGGTCGAGGAACTCTACGGGCACCCCACTGCCGAGGCCCACGACCTGGTGCAGCTCCGCGACGGCAGGATCTTCGACCGCTTCTCCCGGCCCCAATGGCTCGATGGCCAGCCGGTGGGCCGGGTCTGGAGCTTTCGTGACGTCACCGCGCGCCGCCTCGCGGAGCGGGAGCGCGACAGGCTGCTCGTGCAGGAGCAGCAGGCGCGCCGCGAGGCGGAGCAGGCCCACGCCCGCACGATCTTCCTCTCCGAGGCGAGCCGGGCGCTGGCCACCTCGATGTCCTTCGCGGCGACCGCCCGCCGCGTGGTCGGGCTCGCGCTCGCCGGCGGCGGGCGTTTCGCCACGCTCTATCTCGTCGATGCGAGCGGGCGACCGGCGCCGGTCGCTGCTGCCCATTTCGACGGGGCAGCGATCGGGTGGCTGCTCGAGGAGGACGGGGGCGCGCCGCCGGTGCCCAACCTCGACGGCAGGGTGCGGAGCACCCTCGAGGCCGGTCGGTCGCAACAGTGGCGTGGCGACGGGGAGCTGGGGCCGGTGCTCTGCGTCCCCCTGGCCAGCCGGGGTCGGTTCATCGGCGTGCTGGCGGTGGGCAGGCGTGCCGGGGCGGGCCCCTTCCGCCGGGAGGATGCCGCGGTGCTCGAGGAGCTCGGGCAGCGCTCCGCCCTCTCGCTGGAGAACGCCGCGCTGCTGCGGGAGGCACAGGAGGCGGTGCGCGTCCGCGACGACTTCCTCTCCATCGCCTCGCACGAGCTCAAGACGCCGCTCACCACGCTCAAGCTCCAGCTCCAGAAGATGGAGCGGATCCTGCGGCGCGATCCCACCGACACGCGGATCGTCGGGCTGCTCCAGTCGGTGGTGCGGCAGAGCGGCAGGCTCCACGCGCTGATCGACGAGCTCCTCGACCTCTCGCGGATCACCACCCACCGGATCGCGCTGGTGAGCGAGCACCTCGACTTCGGCGAGCTGGTCGCTGAGAGCGTCGAGCGCTCGCGGGAGCCTGCTGCCCGCGCCGGCTCGTCGCTCCTGCTCACGACCGAGGGGGAGCTCCACGGGAGCTGGGACCGCGTGCGTCTCGAGCAGGTGGTGGGGAACCTCGTCTCCAACGCGGTGAAATACGGCGCCGGCAGGCCGATCGAGGTGCGGGTCCGGGACCAGGGGGATCTCGTCCGGCTCGAGGTGGAGGATCACGGCATCGGGATCTCGCCCGAGGACCAGGCGCGGATCTTCGAGCGCTTCGAGCGGGCCGTCGCCTCCCGCCACTACGGTGGCTTCGGCCTCGGGCTTTGGATCGTGCGGCAGGTGGTCGAGGCGATGGGCGGGCGGATCTGGGTGGAGAGCGTCGCCGGGCGGGGCTCGACCTTCACGGTGGAGCTGCCCCGCGGGCAGCCGCAGGCGGCGATGGGCGAGCATCCGCCTTGAGCTTGCGCCCCGTGGCGGCGGCGGGTGATGGTGCCGCGGTGCTGCGCCATCTCCTCGTGCTTCTCCTCCTCCTCGCAGTTGCCTGCGCCTCGCCGGAACGGCGCCGTTCCTGGGACGACATCGATCTCGGGCCGCGGGCGAGCCGCGCCGCGGTGGACGGGCCACGCGAGCTTCCGCCGCTGGATCCCGCCGACGCCGACGCCGTGCTGCCGGTGAGCGAGAGGCCGCCGCGGCCGGACGCCTACGGCGCCCCTGCAGGCGGCAGGCTCCTCGCGAATTTCGAGGGGCCGGTCGATGCGTTGCCGGCGCGGGACCTCGCGCTGCCGGAGCCGCTCTGGGTACCGGCGCTGCCGCCGTCGTTGGCAGGCGCGGTCGAGAGCGGGGCGCTGGTCCCGGAACTGGCGGTGGACGGCTTCGCCGAGGCGGACCTCGACGGCGATGGCCTCGACGAGCTGGTGGTCCTCGCCAGGCCCCGTGCCCTCTTCGAGCGGGAGGGGCCCGAGCGCTTCGCCCTGCTGCTGGCGCTGGAGCGCGTTCCCGGTGGCCACCGGCTGCAGGGCTGGGCCCGCTTCTCGCCGCGTCGCCACGCGGCGCCCGGCGGTCCCGCCCGCTGGTGCCATGCCTCCTTCCGGCTCGCCGGCTTCCTGCGCCGGGGAGAGCGGGCGGTGCCGGTGGTCTGGGAGGAGCAGGGCGTCGCGTGCGCGCAGCTCGTGGGCGGCGGCTTCGATCGGCTGCTCCACGTCGCTCCCCTGGACGGCGGCGGCCGATCGATCGTGGTGGCAGGTGCGCGGCTTCGCCCCGAAGGCGCCGCCGACCTCTACGACGGCGCGGCCTGGGCAGCGGACGTGGACGGCGACGGCGCCGAGGAGCTGGTGGT includes:
- the ald gene encoding alanine dehydrogenase, translated to MIVGVPKEVKVREYRVGMVPAGVRALTSRGHKVLVQKGAGLGSYIPDEDYIAAGATMIDTADQVWREAEMIVKVKEPIAEEYPRIQNGQLIYTYLHLAGVDPELTNVLVRKKATGIAYETIQLANGSLPLLRPMSEVAGRMAVQVGAMCLEREKGGKGILLGGVPGVRRGKVAIIGGGVVGTHAAKMAIGLGADVTILDTNIDRLGYLDDIFGGRISTMFSNQVNIANAVRESDLVVGAVLIPGAAAPKLVTEAMLKEMGDGSVVVDVAVDQGGCIETCVPTTHDNPTFIKHGVVHYCVANMPGAVSQTSTFALTNVTTPYAVKLADLGAVEAIQSDRALALGVNTLGGGVTYEAVAEALRLPYTPLADALVGRIKA
- a CDS encoding radical SAM protein, coding for MTAPRLLFADPEGNLYDHPELLAAARHGEAVGEPDETPIPLPAFGRLASLPGRLPIGVDPETGELVVVDEITVGERTFQPVAVGAMLQPGYTRTLLPADEPLGDAPVLPQWAYTAAGWGEEGPVVWALHTDQRTHWNPTDFSTRELGGIVQARLLGEGSNRILKQLKTCALQYNCFTSQNTFYCRDEAAIPASVMCNARCVGCISDQPEDGPPASHERMDDAPLAEEMARVGIHHLKNATGRVMVSFGQGCEGEPLTRWKVIEKAIRAMRAETSRGSININTNGSLTEGLDALFRAGLDAVRVSLNSAWAPLYRAYYRPIGYDFSDVEASIAAARRHGGYVALNLLLFPGVTDRAGEVEALCELVAKHRVDQVQTRSLCIDPQQYLAVAGEVAAPGEPIGVPALLERLQAARPGLVIGNFARGLDER
- a CDS encoding MASE1 domain-containing protein, which gives rise to MSRPSAGQAHGGRDGIGRRIVGTLLLALAYAFAALLGGTLEVAPVNVSPVWPAAGVALAGLLLYGRSLWPGVFLGSFSVLAVVLVASTESLPRGLLTAAGVAAGASASAVFATFLVQRFALERVPPHSLRGLAALVGLGALIGPLPNTLIGTAMVGLAGYVEPHHLAGAAASWWLGDVVGILVAAPPLLLLGERHPIGPSRSVAEALLLLFLFLVVGAVAFGPWVPATRQYQLAYLALPLLVWAALRFGLAGAAAGNLLVASMAITWTAARQGPFAGLDVGESLRLLQIFVVVVSVTFLALAVVMEERAAAHRALSAARRELRNQVEEQTRALRHSLALLRATLDATADGILVVDGQGRIVSFNRRFLELWRLPRSLLEAGDDRAAIGAVLSQLEDPDGFRARVEELYGHPTAEAHDLVQLRDGRIFDRFSRPQWLDGQPVGRVWSFRDVTARRLAERERDRLLVQEQQARREAEQAHARTIFLSEASRALATSMSFAATARRVVGLALAGGGRFATLYLVDASGRPAPVAAAHFDGAAIGWLLEEDGGAPPVPNLDGRVRSTLEAGRSQQWRGDGELGPVLCVPLASRGRFIGVLAVGRRAGAGPFRREDAAVLEELGQRSALSLENAALLREAQEAVRVRDDFLSIASHELKTPLTTLKLQLQKMERILRRDPTDTRIVGLLQSVVRQSGRLHALIDELLDLSRITTHRIALVSEHLDFGELVAESVERSREPAARAGSSLLLTTEGELHGSWDRVRLEQVVGNLVSNAVKYGAGRPIEVRVRDQGDLVRLEVEDHGIGISPEDQARIFERFERAVASRHYGGFGLGLWIVRQVVEAMGGRIWVESVAGRGSTFTVELPRGQPQAAMGEHPP
- a CDS encoding sigma-70 family RNA polymerase sigma factor, which produces MFDFRHTNATRREFEELTLEHLDPLYSAALRLTKNERDAEDLVQDTFLRAYRFFDKFERGTNIKAWLFKILTNTFINRYRRKVKERTVVEGAEKETVHERFISRRATEYAANPEQYFFDRLLSDDVLRSIDELPIDFRLVVILADLQDFSYNEIAEIVGCPVGTVMSRLYRGRKLLQKKLKEFARGSGFVSDEAIEAAFAPKEPKEKAPTDLGEYRRKRTATR